In Clostridium sporogenes, one genomic interval encodes:
- a CDS encoding mannose-1-phosphate guanylyltransferase has product MLYALILAGGKGTRLYPLSRSENPKQFLKLINNKSFLRATVDRIKPLVNNDNIYIVTNEEYMDKIYEELPEIKKENIFAEPYNRETATCIGLSAVKLLKKDKDASMIVLPSDHYIENEKEFTDVIKQGVDIVEKRRGLVTIGIKPLRPETGYGYIKMGDKVNSQSFTYKVERFLEKPNLEIARDLVSSEEYLWNSGMFIWRADVYLREMEKYLPKIYKSMMRIYTNIDTDKEQKVIREEYEVIEGISVDFGIMQKTRKAYVIKSNFKWDDMGSFTALSRFLNSCRNNSICGNSYLKESKNCSVIAKDKLVIGFGIKDLVIVDGGDVLLIMDKYKDQEIKHLVQELKENESLKKYI; this is encoded by the coding sequence GTGTTATATGCATTAATACTTGCAGGTGGAAAAGGAACAAGGCTATACCCATTATCACGATCAGAAAACCCAAAGCAGTTTTTAAAGTTAATAAATAATAAAAGTTTTTTAAGGGCGACCGTAGATAGAATAAAACCATTAGTAAATAATGATAATATATATATAGTAACTAATGAAGAATATATGGACAAAATATACGAAGAATTACCAGAAATAAAAAAGGAAAATATATTTGCAGAACCCTATAATAGAGAAACTGCTACCTGTATAGGTCTCTCAGCGGTAAAACTTTTAAAAAAAGATAAAGATGCATCTATGATAGTGTTACCTTCGGATCATTATATAGAAAATGAAAAAGAATTTACTGATGTGATAAAACAGGGGGTAGATATAGTAGAAAAAAGAAGGGGATTAGTAACTATAGGTATAAAGCCTTTAAGACCAGAAACCGGATACGGATATATAAAGATGGGTGATAAGGTCAATAGCCAAAGCTTTACTTATAAAGTAGAAAGATTCTTAGAAAAGCCTAATTTAGAAATAGCAAGAGATTTAGTATCTAGTGAAGAATATTTATGGAATAGTGGAATGTTTATCTGGAGAGCAGACGTTTATTTAAGGGAAATGGAAAAATATTTACCTAAAATATATAAAAGCATGATGAGAATATATACTAATATAGATACAGATAAAGAACAAAAAGTAATTAGAGAAGAATATGAAGTAATAGAAGGAATTTCTGTAGATTTTGGTATTATGCAAAAGACCAGAAAAGCATATGTTATAAAAAGTAATTTTAAATGGGATGATATGGGAAGCTTCACTGCTCTTAGTAGATTTTTAAATAGTTGTAGAAATAATAGTATATGTGGGAATAGTTATTTAAAGGAAAGTAAAAATTGTTCTGTAATTGCAAAAGATAAATTAGTTATAGGATTTGGTATAAAAGATTTAGTTATAGTAG